The following are from one region of the Halarcobacter sp. genome:
- the map gene encoding type I methionyl aminopeptidase has product MAIPLRKPNEIEKLRAASQAVAKTLNHLEQNVKAGMTLKEVNQMGEDFMANLGVRPSFKGLYGFPAGVCTSLNEVIIHGIPNDTVLKEGDILGLDIGSEIDGWYGDAAITMPIGKISKEDEELIACAKDSLYHAISIIKEGMRFKELSLEIEKFIVDRGYEPLVKFCGHGIGKKPHGEPEIPNYLESGNAKSGPKIKNGMVFCIEPMICQKEREPVILENDWDVVSADGLRGSHYEHTVAVVDGKAVILSQIEE; this is encoded by the coding sequence ATGGCAATTCCTTTAAGAAAACCAAATGAAATCGAAAAACTTCGCGCTGCTTCTCAAGCAGTTGCGAAGACTTTAAATCATCTAGAACAAAATGTTAAAGCTGGAATGACTTTAAAAGAAGTTAACCAAATGGGTGAAGACTTTATGGCAAACCTTGGTGTTAGACCATCTTTTAAAGGTTTATATGGATTCCCTGCTGGAGTTTGTACTTCTTTAAATGAAGTTATCATTCATGGTATACCAAATGATACTGTATTAAAAGAGGGCGATATTTTAGGTCTAGATATTGGAAGTGAAATCGATGGCTGGTATGGTGATGCAGCAATTACTATGCCTATAGGAAAGATATCAAAAGAAGATGAAGAATTAATTGCTTGTGCAAAAGACTCTTTATATCATGCTATTAGCATTATAAAAGAGGGTATGAGATTTAAAGAACTATCTTTAGAGATTGAAAAATTTATTGTAGACAGAGGTTATGAACCTTTAGTTAAATTTTGTGGTCATGGTATAGGAAAAAAACCTCATGGTGAACCAGAAATTCCAAATTATTTAGAATCAGGAAATGCAAAGTCAGGACCTAAGATTAAGAATGGTATGGTTTTTTGTATTGAACCTATGATTTGTCAAAAGGAGAGAGAACCAGTTATTTTAGAAAATGATTGGGATGTTGTTTCTGCTGATGGATTAAGAGGAAGTCATTATGAGCATACTGTTGCTGTAGTCGATGGAAAAGCAGTTATTTTAAGTCAAATAGAAGAGTAG
- the infA gene encoding translation initiation factor IF-1, with product MAKDDVIVIDGKVIEALPNAMFRVELDNGHVVLCHISGKMRMHYIKILPGDKVKVEITPYSLDKGRITHRYK from the coding sequence GTGGCAAAAGATGATGTAATAGTAATTGATGGAAAAGTTATAGAAGCTTTACCAAATGCTATGTTTAGAGTTGAATTGGATAATGGACACGTGGTTTTATGTCATATCTCTGGTAAAATGAGAATGCACTATATTAAAATTTTACCAGGTGATAAAGTGAAAGTGGAGATTACACCATATTCACTTGATAAGGGTAGAATCACACATAGATATAAATAA
- a CDS encoding GGDEF domain-containing protein, translating into MKEISEVVKLTLTNLSHHNIEATPENYEKEFFSIVEKNNIHFKEIDEFHKLINNLSYNDKKSLNSVSYREISKLLSSRVKNEDLKYFLKHLSYFMLPSLSSQIKDEINIICTELSNSPENLINVNIIRKLRKITNMRINEDKKIFNEKNSDLKKLMSFLSTFLKNRIEKNIITLDEVDNIKHEINSLKLVTSSDEDLRKLYEKFSLVVEEFSDVVNKNNEEIIKSKKESDRLYSQIEKLKHSLSMAQEEKSIDFLTKTLTRRAYNDVVEKIEKEYKAFDSTYALVFIDIDHFKKINDTYGHDCGDSVLATFGSILKKITRDEDIIARFGGEEFICLIHYKNLSDIKNYLIRMKNIIENNKFLYKDIKLSIKFSAGAALRENYESYEETLKSADILLYNAKELGRNKIILDNDEVIQ; encoded by the coding sequence ATGAAAGAAATTAGTGAGGTTGTAAAACTAACTTTAACAAACCTTTCCCACCATAATATTGAAGCAACCCCAGAAAATTATGAAAAAGAGTTTTTTTCAATTGTTGAAAAAAATAATATACATTTTAAAGAAATTGATGAGTTTCACAAATTAATTAATAATCTATCATATAATGATAAAAAATCATTAAATTCAGTCTCTTATCGAGAGATTTCTAAATTATTATCTTCAAGAGTTAAAAATGAAGATTTAAAATATTTTTTAAAACATCTTTCATATTTTATGTTACCATCATTATCTTCACAAATCAAAGATGAAATTAATATAATATGTACAGAATTATCAAATAGTCCTGAAAATCTCATTAATGTTAACATAATCAGAAAGCTCAGAAAAATCACAAATATGAGAATTAATGAAGATAAAAAAATATTTAATGAAAAAAATAGTGATTTAAAAAAATTAATGTCATTTTTATCAACTTTTTTAAAAAATAGAATAGAGAAGAATATAATAACACTAGATGAAGTAGATAATATAAAACATGAAATCAACTCTTTAAAACTTGTTACATCTTCAGATGAGGACTTAAGAAAACTATATGAAAAATTTTCATTAGTAGTAGAAGAGTTTTCAGACGTAGTTAATAAAAATAATGAAGAAATTATTAAATCTAAAAAGGAGAGTGATAGATTATATTCTCAAATTGAAAAATTAAAACATAGTTTATCTATGGCTCAAGAGGAAAAATCAATTGATTTTTTAACAAAAACTCTTACAAGAAGAGCATATAATGATGTTGTAGAAAAAATTGAGAAAGAATATAAAGCTTTTGATTCTACTTATGCATTAGTTTTTATTGATATAGATCATTTTAAAAAGATTAATGATACTTATGGGCATGATTGTGGAGATAGTGTACTTGCTACATTTGGTTCAATATTAAAGAAAATAACTAGAGATGAAGATATTATTGCAAGATTCGGTGGTGAAGAGTTTATTTGTTTAATACATTATAAAAATCTGTCAGATATTAAAAACTATTTAATTCGTATGAAAAATATTATTGAAAATAATAAGTTTTTATATAAAGATATAAAATTGTCTATAAAGTTCTCAGCTGGGGCAGCATTAAGAGAAAATTATGAATCTTATGAAGAAACATTAAAATCAGCAGATATTTTACTTTATAATGCTAAAGAATTAGGACGTAATAAAATAATTTTAGATAACGATGAAGTAATACAATAA
- a CDS encoding uracil-DNA glycosylase, with translation MTKSVKKRVLYNLNFLKSIGYNYHEIIEINNKELSSDSLPNNFNELKSLVENCYLCELSKSRKHALFGEGNQNASLMLITDEPTATEDELKSHYAGKNGEQLTKMIENVLPLKKEDIYITSLVKCKSLNGMNASHFSSCNAYLFKEIELVNPKLIVTLGEKAYNFLCSDVVPFNQIRGQFINYKTYSVLPTFSVSYLLRNPSSKKEAYYDMLKIKSTLESN, from the coding sequence ATGACAAAATCGGTAAAAAAAAGAGTTTTATATAATCTGAATTTTCTAAAATCAATTGGTTATAATTATCATGAAATTATTGAAATTAATAATAAAGAATTAAGTTCTGATTCATTACCTAATAATTTCAATGAATTAAAATCTTTGGTTGAAAATTGTTATTTATGTGAATTGTCAAAGAGTAGAAAACATGCACTTTTTGGTGAAGGAAATCAAAATGCATCTTTGATGTTAATTACAGATGAACCTACTGCAACAGAAGATGAATTAAAAAGTCATTATGCTGGTAAAAATGGTGAACAATTAACTAAAATGATTGAGAATGTTTTACCTTTAAAAAAAGAAGATATTTATATTACTAGTTTAGTAAAGTGCAAAAGTTTAAATGGAATGAATGCATCACATTTTAGCAGTTGTAATGCATATTTATTTAAAGAAATAGAATTGGTAAATCCCAAGTTAATAGTTACACTTGGTGAAAAAGCATATAACTTTTTATGTTCAGATGTAGTTCCTTTTAATCAAATTAGAGGGCAATTCATTAATTACAAAACTTATAGTGTTTTGCCAACATTTAGTGTTAGTTATCTTCTAAGAAACCCATCTTCGAAGAAAGAAGCATATTATGATATGCTAAAAATAAAATCAACTTTGGAGTCAAATTGA